TGGTGAAATTGGTAGACACGCGGGTCTCAAAAACCCGTGAGCTTTGCTCATATCGGTTCAAGTCCGATCTTCGGCATTTAAAATTAAATTAAATAATAAAAGAAGCAGAATTATAAAAAATTTTGCTTCTTTTATTTTTATAATTTATGCGATTCCTGATTATTAAATTTAATTTCTATTTATATATAAACTTATTAAGTTTTAATTTAAATTATATCAAACCACTTAGAAATTTATCAGCGCTGATTACTCGAATTTTATCTTGCCAAAAATCAATTCCAGATTGTTTTACCACTTGATAAGCAAAGGGAATATTTAATTTTTTAATAAAATATTTTAAATGTTTTGATGGTTTATTGTCTGATGTTTTAACTTCTACTACAAACCAAGGTTTTTTATTTACAGTAATTAAAAAATCAACTTCTCTGCCTTCTATATCATGTAAAAAACATAATTCAATTTTATATCCTTCAGTATCATATAAAAAATGAGACATTTTTAATAAATGAGACGCAATTATATTTTCTAATTTACTACCTTTATTTTGAATCTGCGACCAATCCCATAAATACATTTTGGGTTCTTTACGTAAAGATTTAATAGTGCTGGCAGAATAAGGATAAATTCTAAAATGATAGTAAAATCTTTCTAAAATATCCATCCATAAAGAAATTGTTTTATGAGCCACTTGTAAATCTTCTCGCAAAGCATTTAATGACAAAAGTGATCCAACTTTTTCTGGTAAAATTTCTACTAATATTTGCAAGGCTGATAAATCGCGTACTTGCTCTATGTCTCGAATATCTTCCTTAATTAATCTATCTAAACGCTCATTATGAAATCGACGCAATATTTTTTGATCCTTTTTAATAAATGGTTCTGGGAAACCGCCAAAAATTAATAAATCTGTAAATGTTTTCGCTATATTCTTTTTAACAGTAGAAAAAAATAATTCTTTTGATATTTTTATATTTGGTTTTATTTGCAATACTTCGGCTAAAGAAAACGGATGAAGTCGATAATAATGATATCTACCCATAAGAGAATCTCCGCCTTTTCTATATAAATCAAGTCGAGCGCTACCAGTAACTAAAATATGAAATTTTTCCTTATATTTATCAAATTCTCCTTTGATATAATTTTTCCATTGTTTATATTTATGAATTTCATCAAAAATAATTAGAGTAGATTCAGCATCAAATTTTTTTTGTAAAATTATTTTTTGATCTTCGCGATTATCCCAATTAAGATAAGTATATTTTTTATAATTATTCGCACCAATATATTGAGACAATGTGGTTTTCCCTACTTGCCTGGGTCCTCCAATAAAAACCATTTTATTTTTTAAATCAGAAACTATTGGGAAATGTAAATATCGATTTTTTATCATATTTTTT
This sequence is a window from Candidatus Kuenenbacteria bacterium HGW-Kuenenbacteria-1. Protein-coding genes within it:
- a CDS encoding AAA family ATPase, which codes for MIKNRYLHFPIVSDLKNKMVFIGGPRQVGKTTLSQYIGANNYKKYTYLNWDNREDQKIILQKKFDAESTLIIFDEIHKYKQWKNYIKGEFDKYKEKFHILVTGSARLDLYRKGGDSLMGRYHYYRLHPFSLAEVLQIKPNIKISKELFFSTVKKNIAKTFTDLLIFGGFPEPFIKKDQKILRRFHNERLDRLIKEDIRDIEQVRDLSALQILVEILPEKVGSLLSLNALREDLQVAHKTISLWMDILERFYYHFRIYPYSASTIKSLRKEPKMYLWDWSQIQNKGSKLENIIASHLLKMSHFLYDTEGYKIELCFLHDIEGREVDFLITVNKKPWFVVEVKTSDNKPSKHLKYFIKKLNIPFAYQVVKQSGIDFWQDKIRVISADKFLSGLI